AACatgctttaaagggaaccaatcatcagattttaccctatataacatccCCCggagatggtgaggataaagattatatcctatataacactttgccaagcgttatatagggtaaaatctgatgattggttccctttaataattattattattattattttttttttgtatatattttactactttttcttaATTAAATAACTTAAAGAAAACACACACCTTTCACCCCTTACCCCCGGCCCCCAAGCATTCGGATAAGAGAGATAAGATAGTTTTCAATGGAAAACCACTTTAAGCTCAGTTTTTGAGCAGTAGTCACATCCAGGCTGTTGTTCACAGTTTTCCCTAAAGCTTTAGAATTTCTCTATAGTGTGAATGAACAAGaactttattttattgtatttaaaataaatatatattttttaaggttcCCACATGGACGACCAGAAATTTTGAAGATATGGATAACAAATATGCGTCGTGATACCTTTAAACCATCTTCTAAAGCAGTTCTGTGCTCTGACCATTTTGAGGAATGCTGCTTCGACAGGACAGGTCAAACCATTAGACTGAGAGTAGACGCTGTGCCAACTGTGTTTGCTTTCCCAGGAAAAACAAGAAAGGTGTGTACTCATTTCTTCAAATATTATGACACCAACTATAGAAGTACATGTGTACTGCTGAGAAACCCACAATGGAAAGGTTCGTTATTGGCTGCCGGGGATACTAGCATGTGGGAGGATCTCCTCCCAGCCATCACCTGTAAGATTGGTGAGGTATGGCGGGGACACATTAGGCATTGTCATATGCTTATATTGATATGATTTCTGAAGtgcaggttatatatatatatatatatatatatatatatatatatatatatatatatatatatatatatatatatatataatattataatgtgtgtgtgtttattgctTGCAGGATCGAAAATCGCACATCTGTGCCCCAGTGTTTGCACATGTTGAGGAGAAGTTTTCCATTCCACCCCCTTCACTTCCAGAGAAGATCCCTACTCCAGAGTCAGCTGACAAACGTGTGACAGTGGAACATGACTATTGTATTACAGACAGTCCCAAGGCTCTAAAAAAGAGGCTCGATGAAGCTTTAAACAGCCTTCACAATGTGAAGAGGAGGCTGAAGATCACCCAGCAGAAGTTCAGGAGGCTGAAATTCAAGGTTCAGTCACTTGACTTAACTGAAGATCCTGTGTAAACACAATACCCTTTTTCTTTGCGAAGTGTAAAAGTGCTTTGATACTCTGCTTCTACTGTATCTATATGTATTTGTTGAAAAACACTCCTTAGTAAGACTTATGTATATACAgaattttatactttttattcatttactttTTGTGTGATGGATCAAACTGTCAAACTTCTTGAAGGAAAATAACAGCTAAATAAAAACAAATGGTGTATAGTGTTTGTCTACATTTAAAATGGTATTACCATCTTGTTAAGTGGGCTCTCCAGCCTACTGCAGTGGTTGGGAACCTGGAAATAGCAGAGCCAGCTATTTTATGCAACTCCCATTAACTTAAATGGGAGTTACACATGTTAGATAAAAAAAAGCTGGCGCTACCGTTTTTAACTTCCCAATCAATTTCTAGCAGCTACAAGTAGGCCGTAGTGGGCTGTGTAGAACACCTTACAAGCTGGGAATACCCTTTCAATAATGACACTTTGCTATTATGTTGAATATAAGAATCGTGCTTTCCGTCTTGGCTGAGAGATATTGCATCATCAACCTACTTTGTCATATTGGGCAGAAAATATTTTATAGAATATTTAATATAAAGGCATCTTAAACTCATTTTGTGCGGTGAGACTATTTCTGATATAAGCAATAATGTAACTGTTAAAGAAATTAAATGGCATTATTGAAATTGAAAAGGAAACCGAATGATGTAAACAAGCCTGAcagactggagaaaaaaaaagttgaaggtTTAGAAAAAATGAATATGAAATTAATGTAGCCATAAAAGAGTAAGGACACTTAAAAGACTGTTGCTTCAGTTTTCAGATAAGATTCATGGAAGAAATAGAGAAAATGGTTGTGAAGGTGGACATGGGCTTTGAAGCTGGAttttgttaatatatatatatatatatatatatatatatatatatatatattttttttttatctgatggTCTTTGTCCTCTTTTAATCTGCATAATTGAAGTACAATCCATTTGTTGTACAATGAATACATCACCTTTTATAACATCTCTATATGCCTACCACAGTGAGACCAATCTACATTCACAGTGTATAATTGttaatatatttgtattttttgtttcTATCTCTCCTGATTTCCTTGGGGACAAAATGTGATTTACAATGTTAGAATTTAAAGCAGttctattaggctaagtttctacttgtttttttgtggtttttttttcttgcggtttttctgacatttttttgtatttgagtggaaattgcatttttggcccctttggcattttctttggtgacacctgatgcaatcgtccataatataccagagatgtggagcggctctatacagcgctcgcatctctgctctgtactccggccagtgatgtgaatagaacatcactcattcatattttccccccagagtggggattggccggatggttgataTGGTTCATGGTTCGGATggttcatatcactggccggagtatagtgcagagatgcgagcgctctATAGagtcgctccacatctctgcaatagataggacgatcacatcaggtgtcaggagtgatacccgctgtgatctgttcttaactgcaggtactactactcccaacatggagcacactctgctccatgcttggagctgtagtacctgcattaatagacagatcgcagcgagtgtaacttctgacacctgttgcgatctgtctattaatgcaggtactacagctcccagcattgagcagagtgtgctccatgttgggagcagtagtacctgcagtggaccatagaagagcggccgcccgcagctatacattatacaggaggatcacaacagacctgggtgatctgtcaattagtataggtactactactcccatcatggaacaatgtgttccatgctgggagtagtagtactatctaaaaaaagtgaaaaacacacacactacatttttataattgtcggctacattttagtGCCCTGTCTGGGCACACAAATTGAtccgttttaaaaattaataaaaattttgttataaaaaagataaatttcgttagatacaattttttcctacactactgtatcttttttatgttttaatggtaccctacgaaattttattaaaaaaggttactccatcaaaaagaataaaaaccgcctgcaaaaacaccaagttaaaacccacattttttttttttcgtcattttttcttggcgttttttttcactcccatagacttcaataagaGAAAAACTCCacaatttcagggggaaaaaacaccattggctcaacatgctgtgactttgcaaaaccgccaaggagctaaaaaagattgaaaaatggcaaaaggatttaagaaacgccaaactgaaaaatgccaagtggaaaaaaagaatttagcaatttctcattgatttacagctaacatctggccgcagggttttttggccaaaaaaaagccatgtggcagaattggcatttttcatgGCGTTTTTCCCAAAAaagaacaagtggaaacttagccttagatttGGCTTATGTTTGCAAAGCAGCTCTCCTGCAAAAGTAAAGTAAAAGAACTTGGTCTCTGGAGCTACCTATTGGAGGAGGTAGCTTCCTTGTcaacagtgttaaaggggtactccacccctaggcatggttacccttatccaaagtataggaaataatatgtctgattgcagggggtccaaatGCTGGGTCTTTCAGCGATCTCCAGGCCGGCGCTGCAGCGTTTACGTCTCAGAAGCATAGGGCGAActccagacatgaatggagatggCATGGCGGCTgtgattgccagtcatctggcacagagaggagttcgctccatgcaccggatgactggggtgctgctgcAGAGATCGCAGGTGTCACCAGCGGCCGGACCCACGCGCtcatacatgttatcccctatcctttggagaggggataatgtgtctagcggcagagtacccttttaatttcaCCGACTAATCATTTTTTGACATAGTTTTAGTCAACTTTTTTTCAGTgactaaaactaaataaatatttagttttaGTCAACTGACTAAAATCTATCGACATTTTAGTCCGTTAAATAAACCTAGAGGTAAAACTGTTAGGTAGAGAATAATTGGGAGGAGATCCCATCTGAACTTAACTTTTTGTCTGTATTCAATGTTAAAACCATAATATCATCATAAGTAATAACAGGTTAATATCAAATTACTtcaggagtgtatatatatatatatatatatatatatatatatatatatatatatatatattcagtttgCTTTATTTAAGTATTTTATTCAAACTAAGTAGAATTAGTCAACTAAAATCCTATGACAAGTTGTCGACTAATATTGTTGTTCTAATGAACAGACTACAACTAAAACGAATAATAAATCAAAACTATATCCAACACTCTATATCCAGTGGGCAGATCTTATCAGTGACTGACAGCCATCTCTGTATGCACACTAATACATGGAAGACTGTCAAACTAACTCGACTTAGCCCAAAATGAGCAAAAGGAGAGTTGTACTAAATCTTGTTTTTCCCCAAAACTATATAAGTATCAATCTTGGCTCTTCCTGCTGTATAACATGTTGTCTCCAGTATCATATGTCACTGTGATTTAGTTTGGCTTTCTAGACCTGCGGTCAGACCAGTACCAGCATCCATAAAAGAGTTGCAAAGCATGTCTGTAAGGTGAAGTTGACAATATTTGTGGGAACtgttagggtaaattcacacaggcggacattccgcacatttgcctGATCCGGCAGGCGCTAGGGctgctcggaaatgtgccgtctcatagacaacGCATTTCCTTGCAGAGTCCACACAAAGAAtagcatgtttattctttctgcggacaccgaaATTAGAATTTACAGGGCAGGAACAAATggcccagaaattctgctgtgtgaacagtgcagcagaatcccattgaaatcaatgggactctgctgcagcagaatgtccggGCGGACATTTTGcacaaattccactgtgtgaacccgGCTTAAGGGTGCCATGTTGGTTAACACCCACAGAAATAAAAATAACTAAGGAAAggctgattatttttattttatttattttgttgctTGTTTGAAGTTATTTTATGGTCACCTTTTTCAGTTTCAAATGGGTTAGTAAAAGCAACAGAATGTTGCGCTACCAATGGAAATGATGATATTTAATGGTTTGTGGCTCTGGCTTAAAATGTAAATGAGTTATAAAAAAGGAACAATTataattgtattgtatatatttttatttatatctgcAATGTTTAAAGCTGATTCTAGACTCAAGTGGTTGTGTGCTCATAATAAACTTTATTAAAGGTACAAGACAACCCAATGCTTGGTCTCCAACTGCAATGATTTATAACcagttgttttattttattattgtgtgcccagtggatatactgtataatacaatgTTTATttcagatgaaaataaaaatttctcaCTGGTTGGGTTTTCTAAGACTGGGTTGAAATGTTTTGTATTTTGAGGATAACATAGtttgtaaagcaaaaaaaaaaaaaaacatacaatgatcttgtttagttttttcctcctcgctttctaataATCATAATACTTTACATTTTCCATCTACGGACCCATATGAGGCCTGTGtttcaattgtactttgttatggcattcataattttaccaaaaaatctatggtgtaacaaaaaaaattattttgtgaaGAAATTGGGGTAAaaaagcaatttttcaattttaggGGGAATTACATTTTTACGCAGTGGACTTATCAGTAAAatgacacattgggcctcattaactaaggcttttccgagtagattttgtagggtttttttttttgtgtcgcttgtgttttgcaccagaatttcctacaaaaaaaaatacaaaaaacccaactaactctccagttTACTCAGAAAACATGAAATGGGGGCGGGGTAATCAGAAAAAGGGGTCGTGGCTGCTGCAAAAAAGGGAGTGTCCCCGACAGTTTTAAAAATCCTGACATTTACtgatgttcccacataaaatgtggtggatttgagctctgaaaaaccccacagctcagagcagaaaaatgcaaaactaagggaaaatttaaaaataccgtggaaaaataccaGTCAAGAAAGAAACCCCACAAAGAAAAGGACACTCCTCTCTTAGTAAATGGGggtcattatctttattctgtatgtccaagataccaaatttatataggttttgttttactactttaaaaaaatgtttgtaataaaattagtatgcttaaaattgtcctcgtcTCACCCCAATATATTTTGTTttgattacttaaaaaaaaaatctggtacaTGAAGTCACCAAAGATAAGCAATTCTTGGCTTAGTTTTAATGTTTACGCCATTAATTATGctgtttcattaacattatattttgaagggattatccaacataaggtgacagaAATGGGCGTGCCTAGGAAGGATCCATGCatgtcttgtggctaaatggcggtgttgtgagtccactataacactgttttctttttgtgaaatatttCCTATTGGAGttgcctccctccaactacaagtcccaggttcccttgtttgtaagtgtgaagtcaaTTTTCTTTCTCACACAAATCAGTAACCCCACCCGTgtagcacagctaggctcccttctcTGCATGCTGTACTATTCCCTAtagcctgtggagaatgatcttcctccaaCCCAGCAGTCATTCTACCCATTAAATCGCTGTCATGCTccttttcaacacctgactagtgatgtaatgtcttgggccccaCTGCAACCTGGGGAAAACCCAGAGACAATACTCAttttatattaactttttttttttacattttatttactatttttttagtccccataggtccGATAGAACAGAATTGATCAGTTTTATCTGCACTCCATTACTTcatgcaggtagggaccctctgccAGTCCTCTCAACTGAGCTTACTGGcaatgtttttttccccttttagacACCACATTCAACTTTtattgcagtgtctaaagggtctTTTGGTTAGGTACTATAAAGTGTAGTTCTTTTACTGTTAGTTGgtggtgtggaagaccaccaaggcatgatggggaaccacacagcgGGACAGGTGTACCAGAGATGGATGTGGAGAGCAGCAGCTATCCCTTATGAGACCTATTCCTGCTGGATATGGCCCTAAGGTCCGGTTAGAGTAAGAGCCGAGGTGCAAAAGTGCTCTGGAAGTGGTGAAcccagggtgccggaattcacttgggaGTTTGTCGCCCCACTTGAAACATGGCACATAgcatgcactttttctctcactcttctgggcactcaccctttAGTAtcccttctggctaggatctggGAGTTTTTATAGATTCGGCTGTATGTccaggcagtatcacactgtgcacatccacttatttatttatttagtgtgTCGCTGTGTCCAAGTTTTGTGTTCTTTTCATCAGTAGGATTCATGAGGGTGCAGTAACCCTTCTGAGCGTCCCTCCTGCTGGTCTAAGGGAGGTGTGTGGCCATCAGCTTCCTCAACTCCTTGCTTCAGCAGGGATGCCAAGTCGGCTTTACTGGCTCCTCTTTGACAACTTTGGTTGTTCGCCAGTAGCACTtttggtccctgagtagcttcggcaaaaggggacattgtacctggaaccttgcaagTGCCTTTTGACCCGGAGGCAAAGGGTttggtttattgggggggggctctcctttcggagaagggcttgcacatttttttttttttttgttgtgggaACACTTGCACTTTCTACTTGCACTTGGGTCAATTGAGAGCACATACCTCAGCTCTTAAAATAAATGCAGTGCCTAAattgttaatgccagacatcagccccattggcgatgtccagcattagtcaTAGGTCCTGGATGCTGATAGCAACTGAAGTGCATTTTATACAGCGgtaggggttaaaagggttattCATGCTAGGAAAAACAGAGTTAAAGGGTAACTCcgatggaattattattattttttttaatcaactggtgccagaaagttaatcagatttgtaaattacttctatttaaaaatcttaagccttccagtacttatcagctgctatatgctccacaggaagttcttttatttttgaattacttttctgtctgaccacagtgctctctgctgagacctctgtccatgtcagcaactgtccagagcagagcatTTTCTCAGGACAATTTCTgaaatggtgtcagcagagagcactgtggtcagatagaaaagaaattcaaaaagaaaagaacttcctgtggagcatacagcagctgataagtactggaaggcttaagatttttaattagaagtaatttacaaatctgcttaactttctggcacttgttgatatgaaaaaaaaatgttttccaccggagtacccctttaatttcctccAGTGCCACTTCTGTCCctgggttgtgtgcggta
Above is a genomic segment from Hyla sarda isolate aHylSar1 chromosome 1, aHylSar1.hap1, whole genome shotgun sequence containing:
- the LOC130272277 gene encoding THAP domain-containing protein 2-like, encoding MPACAAINCTSRQTRGCGKSFHRFPHGRPEILKIWITNMRRDTFKPSSKAVLCSDHFEECCFDRTGQTIRLRVDAVPTVFAFPGKTRKDRKSHICAPVFAHVEEKFSIPPPSLPEKIPTPESADKRVTVEHDYCITDSPKALKKRLDEALNSLHNVKRRLKITQQKFRRLKFKVQSLDLTEDPV